In a single window of the Limnochorda sp. L945t genome:
- the csrA gene encoding carbon storage regulator CsrA: protein MLVLTRRVDESIMIGDDIRILVVEVRGEQVKLGIEAPRSVPVHREEVYREIQEENRRAALAGAGKIEDLDEALKPPRPAPGAPPVEGRRPLENQQQNPG, encoded by the coding sequence ATGCTGGTGCTGACCAGGAGGGTCGACGAAAGCATCATGATCGGCGACGACATCCGGATCCTCGTCGTCGAGGTGAGAGGCGAGCAGGTGAAGCTGGGCATCGAGGCGCCGCGTTCGGTGCCCGTGCATCGGGAAGAGGTTTACCGGGAGATCCAGGAGGAGAACCGCCGGGCGGCCCTGGCCGGAGCCGGCAAGATCGAGGACCTGGACGAGGCGCTCAAGCCGCCGCGGCCCGCGCCGGGCGCTCCGCCGGTCGAAGGGAGACGACCCCTTGAGAATCAGCAGCAGAACCCTGGTTGA
- the flgL gene encoding flagellar hook-associated protein FlgL, with the protein MRISSRTLVDHVLVNLQRNYARLDRLQQQLSSGKRVSFPSDDPASATTAMRLHTAVLDNQQYIKNTDAAIGWLETTDAALQDIVSALHSAREITIAGARSDLPDDARRAYAEKMDQLIRHVVQAANASHDGRYVFAGTKTDTKPYDVTDNDKDGFVDDVTFAGNGGEFAYEVGPGVKQTVNVPGTFAFGHGVPTPVPGSISGGLFRALITIRDDLANGNVSNLSGQDLQDLDAALDGVLQALDRVGARQEGFQLIQQRLQGQDVNLQDLLSKAEDLDVPKAIMDLQMQENVYRLALASGARIIQPTLLDFLK; encoded by the coding sequence TTGAGAATCAGCAGCAGAACCCTGGTTGACCACGTGCTGGTCAACTTGCAGCGCAACTACGCGCGGCTGGATCGCCTGCAGCAGCAGCTCTCGAGCGGCAAGAGGGTCAGCTTCCCCTCCGACGATCCGGCCTCTGCCACCACCGCCATGCGGCTGCACACGGCGGTGCTCGACAACCAGCAATACATCAAGAACACCGACGCGGCCATAGGGTGGCTCGAGACCACCGACGCGGCGCTGCAGGATATCGTCTCGGCGCTTCACTCGGCGCGGGAGATCACCATCGCCGGCGCTCGCAGCGACCTTCCGGACGATGCCCGGAGGGCCTACGCCGAGAAGATGGACCAGCTCATCCGCCATGTCGTCCAGGCAGCGAACGCGTCGCACGACGGGCGGTACGTGTTCGCCGGGACCAAGACGGATACGAAACCGTACGACGTGACTGACAATGATAAGGACGGTTTCGTGGATGATGTTACGTTTGCAGGCAACGGCGGCGAGTTCGCTTACGAGGTGGGTCCGGGGGTGAAGCAGACCGTCAACGTTCCGGGGACCTTTGCCTTTGGGCACGGAGTGCCTACGCCCGTCCCCGGGTCCATCAGCGGGGGCCTTTTCCGCGCTCTGATCACCATCCGCGACGACCTGGCGAACGGCAATGTGAGCAACTTGTCGGGTCAAGACCTCCAGGACCTCGACGCTGCCCTGGACGGTGTCCTCCAGGCCCTCGACCGGGTCGGAGCGCGGCAGGAGGGCTTCCAGCTCATCCAACAGCGGCTCCAGGGGCAGGACGTCAACCTGCAGGATCTGCTCTCCAAGGCCGAGGACCTGGACGTGCCCAAGGCCATCATGGACCTCCAGATGCAGGAGAACGTCTACCGGCTGGCCCTGGCCTCCGGGGCCCGGATCATCCAGCCGACCCTGTTGGATTTCCTCAAGTAA
- the fliW gene encoding flagellar assembly protein FliW encodes MELNTTRFGVIEVDPARIITFPRGFIGFPSWRRFVLLPHGTGGDSPFWVLQSAEDPDLAFVVVDPRHVYPGYVARVPASHLAEIGIDGLNDVDRAVVLALVTLRPGTREATANLKAPLVINPSTRQGLQVILDGAEYAIRHPIFPHDARMASQKETQPALVTTD; translated from the coding sequence TTGGAGCTCAACACGACGCGTTTCGGGGTCATCGAGGTGGATCCGGCCCGGATCATCACCTTTCCCCGGGGGTTCATCGGCTTTCCCTCGTGGCGACGGTTCGTGCTGTTGCCCCACGGCACGGGCGGCGACTCTCCGTTCTGGGTGCTGCAGTCGGCCGAGGATCCGGACCTGGCCTTCGTGGTCGTCGATCCCCGCCACGTCTACCCGGGGTACGTGGCCCGGGTACCCGCCTCCCATCTCGCCGAGATCGGCATCGACGGCCTCAACGACGTGGATCGCGCCGTGGTGCTGGCGCTGGTGACGCTCCGGCCCGGCACCAGGGAGGCGACGGCCAACTTGAAGGCGCCGCTGGTGATCAACCCTTCCACCCGCCAGGGGCTTCAGGTCATTCTCGACGGCGCCGAGTATGCCATCCGGCATCCCATTTTCCCGCACGACGCACGCATGGCCAGCCAGAAGGAGACCCAACCGGCTCTGGTGACGACCGACTAA
- a CDS encoding Rrf2 family transcriptional regulator, which translates to MEDDRLLAIHEEIVQVLLQQDASYARPMPSWELARLLNVAPSYVREQVGVLRRHRLVSVRRGRGGGYYLSPANRQRHHARMRRSAPGTTTGPAN; encoded by the coding sequence GTGGAGGACGACCGGCTTCTGGCGATTCACGAAGAGATCGTCCAGGTGCTGCTCCAGCAAGACGCGAGTTACGCACGGCCCATGCCGTCGTGGGAGCTGGCGCGGCTGCTCAACGTGGCGCCCTCGTACGTGCGCGAGCAGGTAGGCGTGCTCCGGCGCCATCGCCTGGTCAGCGTCCGGCGGGGCCGGGGCGGGGGGTACTACCTGAGCCCGGCCAACCGCCAGCGCCATCATGCGAGGATGCGCCGGAGCGCGCCCGGGACGACGACGGGCCCGGCCAACTAG
- a CDS encoding chemotaxis protein CheW, protein MAGRTSTPAAGAKEKVQPDEERQLVVFQLGPESYGVEIGWVREIIMLQDVTRVPGAPDFVEGVINLRGHVIPVIDLRKRFALPASSDPRRTRIMVVDVSPHALGLVVDAVNEVLRVQERAIEPAGSVLAGIDSAFVSGVAKLEGRLVILLDLEKLLKASEVKALDQVQARIEDGDQEGDVATQASQEGPRPAAEVSHASRTDPEPA, encoded by the coding sequence ATGGCGGGCCGCACGAGCACGCCGGCAGCAGGGGCGAAGGAGAAGGTGCAGCCGGACGAGGAGCGCCAGCTGGTGGTCTTCCAGCTCGGCCCGGAGTCGTACGGCGTCGAGATCGGTTGGGTACGGGAGATCATCATGCTCCAGGACGTGACCCGCGTCCCCGGAGCGCCCGACTTCGTCGAGGGAGTCATCAACCTGCGAGGCCACGTCATCCCCGTGATCGACCTGCGCAAGCGGTTCGCCTTACCCGCATCCAGCGACCCCCGGCGCACCCGGATCATGGTGGTGGACGTGTCCCCGCACGCGCTGGGCCTGGTGGTGGACGCGGTCAACGAGGTGCTGAGGGTGCAGGAGCGGGCCATCGAGCCGGCAGGCAGCGTGCTGGCCGGCATCGACTCGGCGTTCGTCTCGGGCGTGGCCAAGCTGGAGGGGCGCCTGGTCATCCTCCTCGATCTCGAGAAGCTGCTCAAGGCGAGCGAGGTCAAAGCCCTCGACCAGGTCCAGGCCCGGATCGAAGACGGCGACCAGGAGGGGGACGTCGCCACGCAGGCGTCCCAGGAAGGGCCACGGCCTGCCGCGGAGGTGTCCCATGCCAGCCGAACGGATCCTGAGCCAGCATGA
- the fliM gene encoding flagellar motor switch protein FliM, whose translation MPAERILSQHEIDELIRDLASEQGAAEAEVARTLPASSAGGAVPYDFRRPSKFSRDQLRSVERIHQQFGRLLGILLGARLRTDLSARVVSVQQLTYGEFIRSVPNPSLLGVLDFGQSGDRVVLQLSLEMALGIYERLAGGSGSSPSVSGREPTDIELHVLRRQVMGVVADAYRQAWATLQAMPMTIRDLETNPTYVNLVLDQDTVLWIALEVQIDQMTDSINLCLPYSALEPLLPKLSNEYLLRAQGKPQARDRERLEQLLRDTKVPLQAVLGKVDLEIRELLDLRVGDVLVLDTGIHDEVHLYVADRPKFSGFVGRVGERLAVQLTGPAREASEPFDLDDPEAAEPAQPGEGAQDDDASR comes from the coding sequence ATGCCAGCCGAACGGATCCTGAGCCAGCATGAAATCGACGAGCTGATCCGGGATCTCGCCTCGGAGCAAGGCGCTGCCGAAGCGGAGGTGGCCCGCACCCTCCCGGCGTCTTCCGCGGGGGGTGCGGTGCCTTACGACTTCCGCAGGCCTTCCAAGTTCTCCCGGGATCAGCTTCGCTCGGTGGAGCGCATCCACCAGCAGTTCGGCCGGCTGCTGGGCATCCTGCTGGGCGCTCGGCTGCGCACGGACCTCTCGGCCCGGGTGGTGTCGGTACAGCAGCTCACGTACGGGGAGTTCATCCGGTCGGTGCCCAACCCGTCGTTGCTCGGGGTGCTCGACTTCGGGCAGAGCGGCGACCGGGTGGTGCTGCAGCTCAGCCTGGAGATGGCCCTGGGGATCTACGAGCGGCTGGCAGGAGGCTCCGGGTCGTCGCCCTCGGTGAGCGGCCGGGAGCCGACCGACATCGAACTCCACGTGCTGCGCCGGCAAGTGATGGGGGTCGTGGCGGACGCCTATCGCCAGGCGTGGGCGACGCTGCAGGCGATGCCGATGACCATCCGGGACCTGGAGACCAACCCGACCTACGTCAACTTGGTCCTCGACCAGGACACGGTGCTCTGGATCGCGCTCGAGGTCCAGATCGACCAGATGACCGACTCCATCAATTTGTGCTTGCCGTACTCGGCTCTCGAGCCGTTGCTGCCCAAGCTGTCCAACGAGTATTTACTGCGGGCGCAGGGTAAGCCGCAGGCCCGCGACCGGGAGCGCCTCGAACAGCTGCTCCGGGACACCAAGGTGCCCCTGCAGGCGGTGCTGGGGAAGGTCGATCTGGAGATCCGAGAGTTGCTGGACCTGCGGGTGGGCGACGTATTGGTACTGGACACCGGAATCCACGACGAGGTGCACCTGTACGTGGCAGACCGGCCCAAGTTCAGCGGCTTCGTCGGGCGGGTCGGCGAGCGGCTGGCCGTCCAGTTGACGGGGCCTGCCCGAGAGGCATCCGAACCATTCGACCTGGACGACCCCGAGGCAGCCGAACCGGCACAACCAGGAGAAGGAGCACAAGACGACGATGCCTCCCGCTGA
- a CDS encoding FliM/FliN family flagellar motor switch protein, which produces MPPAELDLTNEEREALETVVCHAMRASVDALSDLVLRTTHLGKPELEAVTWDDLTVGPPEPMVVVRVQYLSGVLGSNLLLLSPDDASRMASLMMGEEQPVAAPLDELRLSAISEAVNQMVGAAATALSDLLERRIEISPPATLLRPLSPDAASLLPNGEPGLRLVRVTFPVDIEDDAVGDIETRVIQLFPGTFVRQLVGEYLSTKEAPSATAAPAAQPAGDARPAAPAASAPVAAAAPAGPTRKAAQEDATPWRAQALGEPPRQAAGVPEEDPDRISFDVLRRVTVPVTVRLGQASLSLYEVLGLTRGAVVPLDATEGQPVDVLVSGTLVARGEVVVVRERFGVRITELVRPDTAQGGA; this is translated from the coding sequence ATGCCTCCCGCTGAACTCGACCTCACCAACGAAGAACGCGAGGCGCTCGAAACCGTCGTATGCCACGCCATGCGAGCCTCCGTGGACGCGCTGTCCGACCTCGTGTTGCGGACCACGCACCTGGGCAAGCCCGAACTGGAGGCCGTCACCTGGGACGATCTCACGGTCGGGCCGCCGGAACCGATGGTCGTGGTCCGGGTGCAGTACCTGTCGGGCGTGCTGGGCAGCAACCTGCTGCTCCTGAGCCCCGACGACGCGAGCCGCATGGCCTCTTTGATGATGGGGGAAGAGCAGCCGGTGGCCGCCCCGCTCGACGAGCTGCGGTTGAGCGCCATCTCCGAGGCGGTCAACCAGATGGTCGGGGCGGCGGCCACGGCGCTGTCGGACTTGCTCGAGCGGCGCATCGAGATCAGCCCGCCGGCGACCCTCCTGCGGCCGCTCTCTCCGGATGCCGCTTCCCTGCTGCCCAACGGCGAGCCGGGGCTGCGGCTCGTACGGGTGACCTTCCCGGTGGACATCGAGGACGACGCGGTGGGCGACATCGAGACCCGGGTGATCCAGCTGTTTCCCGGGACATTCGTGCGGCAGCTGGTCGGGGAGTACCTGAGCACCAAAGAGGCCCCATCGGCCACGGCGGCCCCCGCTGCTCAGCCGGCCGGGGACGCCCGGCCCGCCGCGCCTGCCGCCTCGGCTCCGGTGGCGGCGGCGGCTCCGGCGGGCCCCACCCGCAAGGCGGCGCAGGAGGACGCGACCCCGTGGCGGGCGCAGGCGCTGGGAGAGCCGCCTCGCCAGGCCGCAGGCGTGCCCGAGGAGGACCCGGACCGCATCTCCTTCGACGTGCTCCGCCGGGTGACCGTTCCGGTCACTGTCCGGCTCGGCCAGGCCAGTCTCTCCCTGTACGAGGTGTTGGGCCTTACGCGGGGCGCCGTCGTCCCGCTGGACGCCACCGAGGGGCAGCCGGTCGATGTGCTCGTCTCGGGCACGCTGGTGGCCCGCGGCGAGGTGGTCGTGGTGCGCGAGCGCTTCGGCGTGCGCATCACCGAGCTGGTGCGTCCCGACACCGCACAGGGAGGGGCCTGA
- a CDS encoding chemotaxis protein CheA, translated as MAAENSEEMRALFVDEARERVQALNEGLLQYEGGSADDPSVLQEIFRAVHTIKGMAGTMGYEPMVELSHALESVFDELRSAPSARPPEETFDLLFSAASALETMVETVASGGNLDAPDPSWQALTQALRQASRSGGTAVPSSAARAAAEVGHTAVPAGTTLYSVEVRLDPHCSWKGPRAYTVLRALEAFGPIVSTQPPRQALEAEQFDDRFVVLLATHEPRSRVEAAALGVSEVRAAVVTEVPASTNGSASSAIRLTKSPGAALSPESTVRVETARLDALVELVGELVVSASQIEDRYQQGQMPEESHVDKLGRVTADLQHAVMRLRMVPLRQVFSRFPRSVRDLARALGKQVEFIVEGEETELDRSIVNAIGEPLLHLIRNAVDHGIEPPEERRKAGKPASGRIRLSARHEGNGVIVELEDDGAGIDVERIRRKAIDSGRLSAQEAASMPAEQLIQLIFEPGFSTAKQVTDVSGRGVGMDAAKAVIESLGGRLVVETRRGYGTRCIVRLPLTLAIIRALLVEAGGQLLGLPSEAVQSIESVDDSHTETVRGQRVLRYRDRLVPLVSLQEKLDLPPSDDDKKSRLAVVLSTGSRYVALLLPRVVGLQDLVIRSLGGYLKVPGVAGAAILGSGRIALILDPLWLV; from the coding sequence ATGGCGGCCGAAAACTCCGAGGAGATGCGGGCGCTCTTCGTCGACGAGGCGAGGGAGCGCGTGCAAGCCCTCAACGAAGGGTTGCTGCAGTACGAAGGGGGCTCGGCCGACGACCCGTCGGTGCTGCAGGAGATCTTCCGGGCCGTGCACACCATCAAGGGCATGGCAGGCACGATGGGGTACGAGCCGATGGTCGAGCTCTCCCACGCCCTGGAATCCGTCTTTGACGAGCTCAGGTCGGCTCCGTCGGCGCGCCCGCCCGAGGAGACCTTCGACCTGCTCTTCTCGGCCGCTTCGGCGCTCGAGACGATGGTCGAGACCGTGGCGAGCGGGGGCAACCTCGACGCTCCCGATCCCTCCTGGCAGGCGCTCACGCAGGCGCTGCGGCAGGCGAGCCGGTCAGGGGGCACCGCGGTGCCGTCTTCTGCGGCCCGGGCGGCCGCGGAGGTAGGCCACACCGCCGTCCCGGCGGGCACGACGCTGTACTCCGTCGAGGTCAGGCTGGATCCCCACTGCTCGTGGAAAGGCCCGCGGGCCTACACGGTGCTGCGGGCGCTCGAGGCGTTCGGCCCGATCGTGTCCACGCAGCCGCCGCGCCAGGCGCTGGAGGCAGAACAGTTCGACGACCGGTTCGTCGTGCTGCTGGCCACCCACGAGCCGCGCTCGCGCGTCGAGGCGGCCGCGCTGGGCGTGAGCGAAGTGCGGGCGGCCGTGGTGACCGAGGTGCCGGCGTCGACCAACGGCAGCGCGTCCTCTGCGATCCGGCTGACCAAGTCGCCGGGCGCTGCTTTGTCCCCGGAGTCGACGGTGCGCGTGGAGACCGCGCGGCTCGACGCGCTCGTCGAGCTCGTCGGCGAACTGGTCGTGAGCGCGAGCCAGATCGAGGATCGTTACCAGCAGGGCCAGATGCCCGAGGAATCTCACGTGGACAAGCTAGGCCGGGTGACGGCCGACTTGCAGCACGCCGTCATGAGGCTGCGGATGGTGCCGCTTCGCCAGGTGTTCAGCCGCTTCCCTCGCTCGGTGCGGGACCTGGCCCGAGCTCTGGGCAAGCAGGTGGAGTTCATCGTCGAGGGAGAAGAGACGGAGCTCGACCGCTCCATCGTCAATGCCATCGGGGAGCCGCTGCTCCACCTCATCCGCAACGCGGTGGACCACGGCATCGAACCTCCCGAGGAACGCCGCAAGGCCGGGAAGCCGGCTTCGGGGAGGATCCGCCTTTCGGCCCGGCACGAGGGTAACGGCGTGATCGTGGAGCTGGAGGACGACGGAGCCGGCATCGACGTGGAACGCATCCGGCGCAAGGCCATCGACTCTGGCCGGCTTTCCGCCCAGGAGGCGGCCTCCATGCCGGCCGAGCAGCTCATCCAGCTCATCTTCGAGCCCGGCTTCAGCACGGCCAAGCAGGTGACGGACGTCTCCGGCAGGGGCGTCGGGATGGACGCGGCCAAGGCGGTCATCGAGTCGCTGGGAGGGCGGCTGGTGGTCGAGACCCGGCGCGGGTACGGCACCCGCTGCATCGTGCGGCTGCCGCTGACGCTGGCCATCATCCGGGCCCTCCTGGTGGAGGCCGGCGGCCAGCTCTTGGGGCTTCCCAGCGAGGCGGTCCAGAGCATCGAAAGCGTCGACGACTCCCACACGGAGACGGTGCGCGGGCAGCGGGTCTTGCGCTACCGGGATCGGCTGGTGCCGCTGGTCTCCCTCCAGGAGAAGTTGGATTTGCCCCCATCGGATGACGATAAGAAGAGTAGGCTGGCGGTCGTGCTCAGCACCGGCAGCCGCTACGTGGCGCTCTTGCTGCCGCGGGTGGTGGGCTTGCAGGATCTGGTGATCCGTTCGCTGGGCGGCTACCTGAAGGTGCCGGGAGTGGCGGGCGCGGCCATCCTGGGAAGCGGCCGCATTGCCCTCATCCTGGACCCGCTGTGGCTGGTGTAA
- a CDS encoding response regulator has product MGAKRILITDDTAFMRVTLRRVLESNGFEVVGEAEDGMDAVQKYVELKPDVVTMDITMPKMDGITAIRKIMEIDPQARIIVCSAMGQKPMVIEALNAGAKDFLVKPFQPQRVLEAIQKVGG; this is encoded by the coding sequence GTGGGTGCCAAGCGGATTTTGATTACCGACGACACCGCCTTCATGCGGGTGACGCTACGGCGGGTGCTGGAGAGCAACGGATTCGAGGTGGTCGGCGAGGCCGAGGACGGCATGGACGCGGTGCAAAAGTACGTCGAGCTCAAGCCCGACGTGGTGACCATGGACATCACCATGCCCAAGATGGACGGCATCACCGCCATCCGTAAGATCATGGAGATCGATCCCCAGGCTCGCATCATCGTGTGCAGCGCGATGGGCCAGAAGCCGATGGTCATCGAGGCGCTCAACGCGGGCGCCAAGGACTTCCTGGTCAAACCGTTCCAGCCGCAACGGGTCCTGGAAGCCATTCAGAAGGTAGGGGGGTAA
- a CDS encoding chemotaxis protein CheC: MSQRSSGGGLSDLEKDALAELGTIGAGGATTALSQMLGDRLVRMSSPRVEVVPLAHLPERVGPADELAAAVYVRLDGDLKGSMALVIPEAAARSLLLAILPEDLPGASATIREDVPMGERTPGDMAASALMEVGNIVVSAYLNAMSEITGLKLVPSVPSVATDMVYALIASILAESPPTDDQVLTIDTHFETEGASVGGEMIFLPAEGHLTRLLDALGVTGEESS, encoded by the coding sequence TTGTCGCAGCGATCATCCGGGGGTGGGTTATCGGACCTTGAAAAGGATGCGCTGGCGGAGCTCGGCACCATCGGGGCAGGGGGTGCGACGACCGCGCTCTCCCAGATGCTGGGGGATCGGCTCGTCCGCATGAGCTCCCCGAGGGTGGAGGTCGTGCCGCTGGCCCACCTCCCCGAGCGCGTGGGTCCTGCCGACGAACTGGCCGCGGCGGTATACGTGCGCCTGGACGGCGACCTGAAGGGGTCCATGGCGCTGGTGATCCCGGAGGCTGCGGCTCGGTCGCTGCTGCTGGCCATTCTGCCCGAGGATCTTCCAGGCGCTTCGGCGACCATTCGCGAGGACGTCCCCATGGGCGAGCGCACCCCTGGCGACATGGCGGCGTCGGCGCTCATGGAGGTCGGCAACATCGTGGTGAGCGCGTACCTCAACGCGATGAGCGAGATCACCGGGCTGAAGCTGGTGCCGTCGGTCCCTTCGGTGGCGACCGACATGGTGTACGCCCTCATTGCCTCGATCCTGGCGGAGTCCCCGCCGACCGACGACCAGGTGCTCACCATCGACACCCACTTCGAGACTGAAGGGGCCAGCGTCGGAGGCGAGATGATCTTCCTCCCCGCCGAGGGGCACCTGACTCGTCTCCTCGACGCCCTCGGCGTGACGGGCGAGGAATCTTCGTGA
- a CDS encoding chemotaxis protein CheD produces MTDVAGSLGLIVRIGEIEVARFTGVLMALGLGSCVGVALYDPSTRVAGLAHVFLPSSPNGHLHGEPPARFADTGVEALVRRMEEAGAVRRRLVARIAGGAQLFLRSEGAGLDVGRRNVQAVREALARLAIPIAGEDVGGHRGRSIRLFVETGRVLVSTLGLGAREI; encoded by the coding sequence GTGACGGACGTTGCCGGCTCGCTCGGGCTCATCGTGCGCATCGGCGAGATCGAGGTGGCCCGCTTCACCGGCGTACTGATGGCGCTCGGCCTGGGATCCTGCGTGGGCGTGGCCCTCTACGACCCCTCGACCCGGGTGGCCGGACTCGCACACGTCTTCCTGCCCTCCAGCCCCAACGGCCACCTGCACGGGGAGCCGCCGGCCCGCTTCGCCGATACCGGAGTCGAGGCCCTCGTGCGGCGGATGGAAGAGGCGGGGGCCGTCCGCCGCCGCCTGGTGGCTCGCATCGCCGGCGGGGCCCAGCTCTTCTTGCGCAGCGAGGGAGCGGGGCTCGACGTCGGCCGCCGCAACGTGCAGGCGGTGCGCGAGGCGCTCGCGCGGCTGGCCATCCCCATCGCCGGGGAGGACGTGGGGGGCCACCGGGGCCGGAGCATCCGGCTCTTCGTGGAGACCGGCCGGGTCCTGGTCAGCACCCTGGGCCTGGGCGCCCGGGAAATCTGA
- the cheB gene encoding chemotaxis-specific protein-glutamate methyltransferase CheB translates to MADQAGRRGRAGLRSPGGRQVRVAVVDDSPFMRAYLARLLEQSGRFEVVAAVGTGEALLDLLGSGLSVDVVTLDVEMPGMGGLECLRRVMRLHPTPVVMLSAHTTRSSAVTLEALSAGAVDFVPKPERPVTAGSTFLEDLVVRLEQAARAPARTLQELAARTLPAGKAAGQREERSPQARRPAQRVIAIGASTGGPRTLEIVMAGLDPGLPAAVLITQHMPPGFTASLARRLDGLGLLPVHEAWEGAPLQEGVAYVAPGGLHLTVDEDRHVHLDDGPPVHHVRPAVDVMLESVAARFGEESLAVILTGMGSDGARGARAIKAAGGACIVQEEGSCVVAGMPGSVLRAGLADGAYPPERIAKEMLRWALQRERREC, encoded by the coding sequence TTGGCGGATCAGGCGGGGCGGAGGGGCAGGGCAGGCCTGCGCTCTCCCGGGGGCCGGCAAGTCCGGGTGGCGGTCGTGGACGACTCGCCGTTCATGCGAGCCTACCTGGCCCGGCTGCTCGAGCAAAGCGGCCGCTTCGAGGTGGTCGCCGCCGTGGGCACGGGCGAGGCGCTGCTCGACCTCCTGGGATCAGGGCTGAGCGTCGACGTCGTCACGCTCGACGTGGAGATGCCCGGGATGGGTGGCCTCGAGTGCTTGCGGCGCGTGATGCGCCTGCACCCGACCCCGGTGGTCATGCTCTCCGCCCACACGACCCGCTCGAGTGCCGTCACCCTGGAGGCCCTTTCCGCAGGCGCGGTCGACTTCGTCCCGAAGCCGGAGCGGCCGGTGACGGCCGGCTCGACCTTCCTGGAAGACCTCGTGGTCCGGCTGGAGCAGGCGGCGCGCGCTCCGGCCCGGACACTCCAGGAGCTCGCGGCCCGCACGCTGCCCGCCGGCAAGGCGGCCGGACAGCGGGAGGAGCGATCACCGCAAGCCCGCCGGCCGGCGCAGCGGGTCATCGCCATCGGAGCGTCGACGGGCGGGCCGCGGACGCTGGAGATCGTCATGGCGGGACTCGACCCCGGCCTGCCCGCGGCCGTGCTGATTACCCAGCACATGCCGCCGGGGTTCACCGCATCGCTCGCCCGGCGCCTGGACGGCCTGGGCCTCCTTCCCGTCCACGAGGCGTGGGAAGGGGCGCCTCTGCAGGAAGGGGTGGCGTACGTGGCCCCCGGGGGGCTGCACCTGACGGTGGACGAGGACCGGCACGTTCACCTGGACGACGGGCCGCCGGTGCACCACGTGCGCCCGGCGGTGGACGTGATGTTGGAGTCGGTGGCCGCCCGCTTCGGGGAGGAGTCGCTGGCGGTCATCCTCACGGGCATGGGTTCCGATGGGGCCCGTGGGGCGCGAGCCATCAAGGCGGCAGGGGGAGCCTGCATCGTGCAGGAGGAGGGGAGTTGCGTCGTGGCCGGCATGCCGGGTTCGGTGTTGCGGGCGGGGCTGGCCGACGGAGCGTACCCGCCCGAACGGATCGCCAAGGAGATGCTCCGCTGGGCACTGCAACGTGAACGAAGGGAGTGCTGA